From Paludisphaera rhizosphaerae, the proteins below share one genomic window:
- a CDS encoding zinc-dependent alcohol dehydrogenase family protein: MKAAVFSTFGEPAEVLDVREVPVPKPGAGQVRVRMIASPINPSDTMVVEGRYGVLPTLPATPGFEGVGVVEEAGPGLMGRFVVGKRVVVINNKGGNWAEYAVVPWKQARPIPDDIPDEQAATFFVNPATALAMVRHVLKVPKGEWLLLSAAGSTLGKMIIKLGRHDGFKTLCVVRRSEAKQELIDLGADAVISSSEGPVPEQVRRVTGDAGPKYALDPIGGEAGTAIFRSLGPGGRLIVYGSLTGEPIEVDPRSLISTRTSVEGFWLGHWMAERSIPSALLLFREIAALIREGVLSADIGRTYPLAQVCDAVREAAQVGRGGKVLLRMSGSQSPSAS; the protein is encoded by the coding sequence ATGAAAGCCGCCGTCTTCTCGACTTTCGGAGAGCCCGCCGAGGTTCTGGACGTCCGCGAAGTCCCCGTCCCGAAGCCCGGGGCGGGACAGGTCCGCGTCCGGATGATCGCCAGCCCGATCAATCCCTCGGACACGATGGTGGTGGAGGGCCGCTACGGCGTCCTGCCGACGCTCCCGGCGACGCCGGGGTTCGAGGGGGTCGGCGTCGTGGAGGAGGCCGGGCCGGGGCTGATGGGACGGTTCGTGGTCGGCAAGCGGGTGGTCGTCATCAACAACAAAGGGGGCAACTGGGCCGAATACGCCGTCGTTCCGTGGAAGCAGGCCCGGCCGATCCCCGACGACATCCCCGACGAACAGGCGGCCACCTTCTTCGTGAACCCGGCGACCGCCCTGGCGATGGTCCGACACGTCCTGAAAGTGCCGAAGGGGGAATGGCTGCTCCTCTCGGCCGCAGGGTCGACGCTCGGCAAGATGATCATCAAGCTGGGTCGGCACGACGGCTTTAAAACGCTGTGCGTCGTGCGCCGGTCCGAGGCGAAGCAGGAGTTGATCGACCTGGGTGCGGACGCCGTGATCAGCTCGTCGGAGGGGCCTGTGCCGGAGCAAGTCCGGCGCGTGACCGGCGACGCCGGCCCGAAGTACGCGCTCGACCCCATCGGCGGCGAGGCCGGCACGGCGATTTTCCGATCGTTGGGCCCCGGCGGGCGGCTGATCGTGTACGGCTCTCTGACCGGCGAGCCGATCGAGGTCGACCCGCGATCGCTCATCAGTACCCGAACGAGCGTTGAGGGCTTCTGGCTCGGCCACTGGATGGCTGAACGCTCCATCCCCAGCGCCCTGCTGCTTTTCCGCGAAATCGCCGCCCTGATCCGTGAAGGAGTCCTCTCGGCCGACATCGGCCGAACCTACCCGCTGGCCCAGGTCTGCGACGCCGTTCGCGAGGCCGCGCAGGTCGGTCGAGGCGGCAAGGTGTTGCTGCGGATGTCGGGATCCCAATCGCCGTCCGCCTCCTGA
- a CDS encoding ATP-dependent helicase produces MRKITLKHTPPPALARQLADDLNASQREAATAPDGYNLILAGPGSGKTRVITYRVAWLIARGIPAESILLVTFTRRAAREMVGRLGGLVGHEAGRVWAGTFHHVGNRLLRRSAKELGFEPNFTILDGEDQTDLIRLAMDDAGLASKDKLAPKPSQIQHLISFAVNTRKTIEDVIAETAGNLIVWTDHVRGVAEAYAARKRASNCMDYDDLLVLWLKLLNEHPARLAEQGKMFRHILVDEMQDTNALQIEVVEKIAAAGAGNLTAVGDDAQSIYRFRGADYDNILKFPDRHAGSRIFRLDVNYRSTPQIVALTQASITHNKSGFPKQLVSARTDGLKPAVVATADVYEEADLVCQQIMESRDRGIPLTETAVLYRNHYDSVVLQGELLARGIPYNVRSGIRFFEQAHVKDVLAFLRVVLNPRDEASWRRLLLLLPGIGPAKAGAVYRKLAASGDPFSAVVAAETMATVPAKSRGMFAAFVNDLNLIRVTDPENRPAAAIQAVLAGGYPAVIRQRYDKPDNRIKDVEQFAVLAAKYESLERLVADLMLAGDLYGVESSGGEEPEDLLVLSSVHQAKGLEWSQVFVIRLVDDGFPNRRAVDEPGGEEEERRIFYVAVSRAKDELMLTYPSTVSRGYGPTTFSTPSRFITEIDRDLYERAELEHEFEEFEIPVPKEADAVMPGLLEEAKKKREAK; encoded by the coding sequence ATGCGCAAGATCACCCTGAAGCACACGCCGCCGCCGGCCCTCGCCCGGCAGTTGGCGGACGACCTGAACGCCTCCCAGCGCGAGGCGGCGACCGCGCCGGATGGGTACAACCTGATCCTCGCGGGGCCGGGGTCGGGGAAGACGCGGGTCATCACCTATCGCGTGGCCTGGCTGATCGCTCGCGGCATACCGGCCGAATCGATCCTGCTCGTCACGTTCACCCGACGCGCGGCGCGGGAGATGGTGGGGAGGCTCGGCGGCCTGGTCGGGCATGAGGCCGGGCGAGTCTGGGCGGGGACGTTCCATCACGTCGGCAACCGGCTGTTGCGACGCTCGGCCAAGGAGCTGGGCTTCGAGCCCAACTTCACCATCCTTGACGGTGAGGACCAGACCGACCTCATCCGCCTGGCCATGGACGACGCCGGGCTGGCCTCCAAGGACAAGCTCGCGCCCAAGCCGTCGCAGATCCAGCACCTGATCAGCTTCGCGGTCAACACGCGGAAGACCATCGAGGACGTCATCGCCGAGACGGCCGGCAACCTGATCGTTTGGACCGACCACGTCCGGGGCGTCGCCGAGGCCTACGCCGCGCGCAAGCGGGCGAGCAACTGCATGGACTACGACGATTTGCTCGTCCTCTGGCTCAAGCTGTTGAACGAACACCCGGCTCGACTCGCCGAGCAGGGCAAGATGTTCCGCCACATCCTCGTCGACGAGATGCAGGACACCAACGCCCTTCAGATCGAGGTCGTGGAGAAGATCGCCGCCGCCGGCGCGGGGAACCTGACGGCCGTCGGCGACGACGCCCAGTCGATCTACCGCTTCCGAGGGGCCGACTATGACAACATCCTCAAGTTCCCCGACCGCCACGCAGGCTCGCGGATCTTTCGCCTGGACGTGAACTATCGATCGACGCCGCAGATCGTGGCGTTGACGCAGGCTTCAATCACGCACAACAAGTCGGGCTTCCCGAAGCAGCTCGTCTCCGCGCGAACCGATGGGCTCAAGCCGGCGGTCGTCGCCACGGCCGACGTCTATGAAGAGGCGGATCTCGTCTGCCAGCAGATCATGGAGTCGCGCGACCGGGGAATCCCCCTGACCGAAACAGCGGTCCTCTACCGCAACCATTACGACAGCGTCGTCCTCCAGGGCGAGTTGCTCGCGCGGGGGATCCCGTACAACGTGCGGAGCGGCATCCGGTTCTTCGAGCAGGCCCACGTCAAGGACGTGCTGGCGTTCCTGCGGGTCGTCCTCAACCCGCGCGACGAGGCCTCGTGGCGGCGGCTCTTGCTGCTGCTGCCGGGGATCGGCCCCGCGAAAGCCGGCGCGGTTTATCGCAAGCTGGCGGCGTCCGGCGATCCATTCTCCGCCGTCGTGGCCGCCGAGACGATGGCGACCGTCCCCGCCAAGAGCCGGGGGATGTTCGCGGCGTTCGTCAACGACCTGAACCTGATCCGCGTCACCGACCCCGAGAACCGTCCCGCCGCCGCGATCCAGGCCGTGCTCGCCGGCGGCTACCCGGCCGTGATCCGCCAGCGCTACGACAAGCCCGACAACCGCATCAAGGACGTCGAGCAGTTCGCGGTTCTCGCCGCCAAGTACGAGAGCCTGGAACGTCTGGTCGCCGACCTTATGCTCGCCGGCGACCTCTACGGCGTCGAGTCGTCGGGAGGCGAGGAACCGGAAGACCTGCTCGTTCTCAGCTCGGTCCACCAGGCGAAAGGACTGGAGTGGTCCCAGGTCTTCGTCATCCGACTCGTCGACGACGGCTTCCCCAACCGACGAGCCGTCGACGAACCCGGCGGCGAGGAAGAAGAGCGCCGGATTTTCTATGTCGCCGTCAGCCGGGCCAAGGACGAGTTGATGCTGACCTATCCCTCCACGGTCAGCCGAGGCTACGGCCCGACGACCTTCTCCACCCCCAGCCGCTTCATCACCGAGATCGACCGAGACCTCTACGAACGGGCCGAGCTTGAGCACGAGTTCGAGGAGTTCGAGATCCCTGTCCCGAAGGAAGCCGACGCGGTCATGCCGGGACTTCTCGAAGAGGCGAAGAAGAAACGGGAGGCGAAGTGA
- a CDS encoding Nif3-like dinuclear metal center hexameric protein, producing MKTVAEVVRWLEGFAPSRLAESWDNVGLLWGDPTAAVERVMTCLTVTAESAAEAVREGAGLIVSHHPILFRETKKIRADLPATAPLWALARAGVAVASPHTAFDSASDGINVGLCRRLGLVDVSPIRSESPRPAFKVVVFTPEADREAVLAGAFEVGAGGVGDYSECSFMIPGRGTFFGGESTDPAVGEKGRRETVEELRIEFVCPGDRLDSVLTAIRARHSYEEPAIDVYPVESPSGPLGAGRIGRLEEPRPLGEFARSASRALGGTMFQVAGDLDATVERVAVSCGAGDDFLGDASKLGAQVLFTGEARFHRVLEAKALGMGLIVAGHYATERPGVEDLADRIARAFPELTVWPSRDEVDPLAVVVG from the coding sequence GTGAAGACCGTGGCCGAGGTGGTTCGCTGGCTGGAGGGGTTCGCCCCGTCGCGGCTGGCCGAATCGTGGGACAATGTGGGGCTGCTCTGGGGCGATCCAACGGCGGCCGTGGAACGGGTCATGACGTGCCTGACCGTGACCGCGGAGTCCGCGGCGGAGGCCGTTCGCGAGGGTGCCGGGTTGATCGTCAGCCATCACCCGATCCTCTTCCGCGAAACCAAGAAGATCCGCGCCGATCTTCCGGCGACAGCCCCGCTCTGGGCGCTCGCCCGGGCCGGCGTGGCCGTGGCGAGCCCGCACACGGCCTTCGACAGCGCCTCGGACGGGATCAACGTCGGGCTCTGTCGTCGGCTGGGGTTGGTTGACGTGTCGCCGATCCGTTCCGAGTCCCCTCGGCCTGCGTTCAAGGTCGTTGTGTTCACTCCCGAAGCTGATCGTGAAGCCGTGCTGGCCGGGGCCTTCGAGGTGGGGGCAGGGGGGGTCGGCGATTACTCCGAGTGTTCCTTCATGATCCCCGGCCGGGGGACGTTCTTCGGCGGCGAGTCGACCGACCCCGCTGTCGGCGAAAAGGGCCGGCGTGAGACGGTCGAGGAACTCCGGATCGAGTTCGTCTGCCCCGGCGATCGGTTGGATTCGGTCCTGACGGCGATCCGGGCGAGGCATTCGTACGAGGAGCCGGCGATCGACGTTTATCCGGTCGAGTCGCCTTCCGGACCGCTGGGTGCAGGACGGATCGGCCGGCTGGAGGAGCCGCGTCCGCTCGGCGAGTTCGCGCGATCGGCCTCGCGGGCCCTGGGTGGGACCATGTTCCAGGTGGCCGGCGACCTCGACGCGACCGTCGAGCGCGTGGCCGTCTCCTGCGGGGCGGGGGACGATTTCCTGGGTGATGCGTCGAAACTCGGCGCGCAGGTCTTATTCACGGGGGAGGCTCGGTTCCACCGCGTTCTGGAGGCGAAGGCGCTGGGGATGGGACTGATCGTCGCCGGGCACTACGCCACGGAACGACCCGGCGTGGAAGACCTGGCCGATCGGATCGCGCGGGCGTTTCCCGAGTTGACCGTCTGGCCGAGTCGGGACGAGGTCGACCCGCTGGCGGTCGTAGTCGGCTGA
- the pabB gene encoding aminodeoxychorismate synthase component I: MGTTQEPTSVRIPLDLPVDRLTAAVGCWPEPAILAGGAGFGEAGRWSVLSAYPRLVFESIGPRWSIRTDAGHFMSGDGPMARLDTLAREFRLAEPADPFADDPDACPFRGGLIGFFGYDLAPALERLPRKAARDSKLPDVRMALHDTAVLVDERTGAAAIHAWDLLGEGRTEVERRARFWRRAIKDAAASPRPLGTTQLGSLTSNFTRDEYLTALRRTLDYIEAGDVFQINLSQRFSAHGKIDPLELFLRLRRESPAPFSAFLRWRDLAVVSASPEWFYQTRGDWIATRPIKGTRPRGATPEEDDALAAELQSSAKDRAELTMIVDLERNDLGRVCQFGSVQVVEAMKLETYAQVHHLVATVEGRLRPDVGPIDVVRATFPGGSITGAPKIRAMEIIDELEPTRRSLYTGAIGYLSRGGTSGFNIAIRTALVEGDRVSYQVGGGIVADSVPEAEYEETLHKGRGIRRVLTGEDAR; this comes from the coding sequence TTGGGAACGACTCAGGAACCCACAAGCGTCCGAATCCCCCTCGACCTGCCGGTCGACCGGCTGACGGCCGCCGTCGGCTGCTGGCCCGAGCCCGCGATCCTCGCGGGAGGCGCGGGGTTCGGCGAGGCCGGCCGCTGGAGCGTGCTTTCCGCCTACCCGCGGCTCGTCTTCGAGTCCATCGGCCCGAGGTGGTCGATCCGAACCGACGCCGGGCATTTCATGTCCGGGGACGGCCCGATGGCCCGGCTGGATACGCTCGCCCGCGAGTTCCGCCTGGCCGAGCCGGCCGACCCTTTCGCCGACGACCCTGACGCCTGCCCCTTCCGAGGCGGCCTGATCGGCTTCTTCGGCTACGACCTGGCCCCCGCGCTGGAACGACTCCCCCGAAAGGCCGCGCGGGATTCAAAACTCCCCGACGTCCGCATGGCCCTGCACGACACGGCCGTCCTCGTCGACGAGCGCACCGGCGCGGCCGCGATCCACGCCTGGGACCTGCTCGGCGAGGGTCGCACCGAGGTCGAGCGCCGGGCCCGGTTCTGGCGGCGGGCGATCAAGGACGCCGCGGCCTCGCCCCGGCCGCTCGGCACGACGCAGCTCGGCTCGCTCACGAGCAACTTCACCCGCGACGAATACCTGACGGCGCTCCGCCGCACGCTCGACTACATCGAGGCCGGCGACGTCTTCCAGATCAACCTCTCCCAGCGATTCTCGGCCCACGGGAAGATCGACCCGCTGGAACTCTTCCTGCGACTCCGCCGCGAGAGCCCCGCGCCGTTCTCGGCGTTTCTTCGCTGGCGGGACCTGGCGGTCGTCTCGGCGAGTCCCGAGTGGTTCTATCAGACTCGCGGCGATTGGATCGCGACCCGACCGATCAAGGGCACCCGCCCTCGCGGGGCGACCCCCGAGGAGGACGACGCCCTCGCCGCCGAGCTGCAATCCTCGGCCAAGGACCGCGCCGAGTTGACCATGATTGTCGACCTGGAGCGCAACGACCTGGGCCGCGTCTGCCAATTCGGTTCGGTTCAGGTCGTTGAGGCGATGAAGCTCGAAACCTACGCGCAGGTTCATCACCTGGTGGCGACCGTCGAGGGCCGTCTGCGCCCCGACGTGGGGCCGATCGATGTCGTCCGCGCGACGTTCCCGGGCGGCTCGATCACCGGCGCTCCCAAGATCCGGGCGATGGAGATCATCGACGAATTGGAGCCCACCCGCCGCAGCCTCTACACCGGGGCAATCGGCTACCTGAGCCGGGGCGGGACGAGCGGGTTCAATATCGCCATCCGGACGGCTCTGGTGGAGGGCGACCGCGTCAGCTACCAGGTCGGCGGTGGGATCGTCGCGGATTCCGTTCCCGAGGCCGAATACGAGGAGACGCTTCACAAGGGCCGCGGCATCCGCCGAGTCCTCACCGGGGAGGACGCCCGATGA
- a CDS encoding aminotransferase class IV, which yields MIWYQGAIVADDSLRISVSDRAFEHGLGLFETLRTWNGRPTLLPRHLERLTRSARELGIPLEESDLPGPEDVQALLAADGREGDAALRITLSGGASAEGGSTLWMRSSPLPPSPPLEGFRLGTIGPARQDPLTAFKSLNYWPYRLLFERARAEGCDEALLVDRAGKVLEGSRTNVFFVIDGRLTTPPADGRILPGVMRGLVVERARALGIDVDEEALGPLDRRLRPEEMFLTNALRGIVPVGVWGGARFPAPGSTTRRLQDDLARWLAVGGES from the coding sequence ATGATCTGGTATCAAGGCGCGATCGTCGCCGACGACTCCCTGAGGATCAGCGTCTCCGATCGGGCTTTCGAGCACGGCCTGGGCCTGTTCGAGACGCTCCGCACCTGGAACGGTCGGCCGACGCTCCTGCCGAGACACCTCGAACGCCTCACGCGGTCGGCCCGGGAGTTGGGAATCCCGCTCGAAGAAAGCGATCTGCCGGGGCCCGAAGACGTTCAGGCTTTGCTCGCCGCCGATGGTCGGGAAGGGGACGCGGCGCTCCGGATCACGCTCAGCGGCGGGGCTTCGGCGGAAGGCGGTTCGACGCTCTGGATGCGGTCGTCGCCGCTCCCTCCGTCGCCGCCTTTGGAAGGATTTCGCCTGGGGACGATCGGCCCGGCGCGGCAGGATCCGCTGACGGCCTTCAAAAGTCTGAATTACTGGCCATATCGGCTGCTCTTCGAACGGGCTCGCGCCGAGGGTTGCGACGAGGCGCTGCTGGTCGACAGGGCCGGCAAGGTGCTCGAGGGGAGCCGCACGAACGTCTTCTTCGTCATCGACGGTCGACTGACGACGCCCCCGGCGGACGGCCGGATCCTGCCGGGGGTGATGCGGGGATTGGTCGTCGAACGGGCCCGGGCGCTGGGGATCGATGTCGACGAGGAGGCGCTTGGGCCGCTGGATCGGCGGCTCCGGCCGGAAGAGATGTTCCTGACGAACGCCTTGCGGGGAATCGTGCCGGTCGGCGTCTGGGGAGGCGCTCGTTTCCCCGCCCCGGGATCAACGACCCGACGGCTTCAGGACGATCTGGCGCGCTGGCTGGCAGTGGGAGGCGAATCGTGA
- a CDS encoding YceH family protein, with translation MTDNTTPPPPAASWVPLTSRERRVVGVLAEKAKTTPEYYPMTIAATVSGCNQKSNRDPVVDYDADDVEDILTALRKKGAAILVEAGGRVPRWKHTLYDWLKVSKVELSIITELLLRGPQTEGDLRARASRMDKDALAELPALQTHLEALADRNLVVYLSPRGQKRGVIVTHGLYPPDELEKVRQAYANMAPIDDEPAPRSASPRVDSSPGWRDEVAGLRAEVEELRGRIDTLTAELRELRTALGA, from the coding sequence ATGACCGACAACACAACGCCGCCCCCTCCGGCGGCCTCCTGGGTTCCGCTCACTTCCCGCGAACGACGGGTGGTGGGCGTGCTGGCCGAGAAGGCCAAGACGACGCCCGAATACTACCCGATGACCATCGCCGCCACCGTCTCGGGCTGCAACCAGAAGAGCAATCGCGACCCCGTCGTCGACTACGACGCCGACGACGTCGAGGATATTCTTACCGCCCTGCGGAAGAAGGGGGCGGCGATCCTCGTTGAGGCCGGCGGCCGAGTCCCGCGCTGGAAGCATACGCTCTACGACTGGCTGAAGGTCAGCAAGGTTGAGCTGTCCATCATCACCGAGCTGCTCCTCCGGGGCCCCCAGACCGAGGGGGACCTGCGGGCTCGAGCGAGCCGGATGGACAAGGACGCGCTCGCCGAACTCCCCGCGCTGCAAACCCACCTGGAAGCCCTCGCGGATCGCAACCTCGTCGTTTACCTGTCGCCCCGGGGCCAGAAGCGAGGGGTGATCGTCACGCACGGCCTGTATCCGCCCGATGAGCTGGAGAAGGTCCGGCAGGCCTACGCCAACATGGCACCGATCGACGACGAACCCGCGCCGCGGTCGGCGTCGCCTCGGGTCGATTCGTCCCCCGGCTGGCGCGACGAGGTCGCCGGCCTGCGAGCGGAGGTCGAGGAGCTTCGCGGTCGAATCGACACGCTAACCGCCGAGCTTCGCGAACTCCGGACCGCCCTCGGAGCCTGA
- a CDS encoding sulfurtransferase, with product MPDVEMLVTPEWLEAHLNDPTVRVVDIRGYVVTRPLEPGVEEADYKGAPEEYKAGHIPGAVYVDWTRDIVDLDDPVKAQIARPEAFAEAMAVRGIGDGTHVIAVDHMGGQYATRLWWALAYYGHDRVSVLQGGWNRWVEEERPTTAEVPTPARATFTPRVRPELRLTADQLAARLGEPGMQLVDARDAGQYTAARRRGPRGGHIAGAVSIPRERFFAEGGGFLPIDELKALAERERIDPARPVVAYCNGGVAATVVLFNLARLGYKNLANYDGSWNEWSERLDLQIEP from the coding sequence ATGCCCGACGTCGAAATGCTCGTCACGCCCGAATGGCTGGAAGCCCATCTGAACGACCCGACGGTTCGCGTCGTCGACATCCGCGGGTACGTCGTCACCCGCCCGCTGGAACCCGGGGTCGAGGAGGCCGACTACAAGGGGGCGCCCGAGGAATACAAGGCCGGCCACATCCCCGGAGCCGTCTATGTCGACTGGACCCGCGACATCGTCGACCTGGACGACCCGGTGAAGGCTCAGATCGCCCGGCCGGAGGCCTTCGCGGAGGCGATGGCTGTCCGGGGGATCGGCGACGGCACGCACGTGATCGCCGTCGACCACATGGGGGGCCAGTACGCGACTCGCCTCTGGTGGGCGCTCGCCTACTACGGCCACGATCGCGTGAGCGTCCTGCAAGGGGGCTGGAACCGCTGGGTCGAGGAAGAGAGGCCGACGACCGCGGAGGTCCCCACGCCTGCCCGGGCGACGTTCACGCCCCGCGTCCGCCCCGAGCTTCGGCTCACGGCCGATCAACTCGCCGCGCGGCTGGGCGAGCCCGGAATGCAACTGGTGGACGCCCGCGACGCCGGTCAGTACACGGCCGCGCGGCGACGAGGTCCGCGCGGGGGACACATCGCGGGGGCGGTCAGCATTCCTCGCGAACGGTTCTTCGCCGAGGGGGGCGGGTTCCTGCCGATCGACGAATTGAAGGCCCTGGCCGAGCGCGAGCGCATCGACCCGGCCCGGCCCGTCGTCGCCTACTGCAACGGCGGCGTGGCGGCGACGGTCGTGCTGTTCAACCTGGCGCGGCTCGGCTACAAGAACCTGGCGAACTACGACGGCTCGTGGAACGAGTGGAGCGAACGCCTGGACCTTCAGATCGAACCCTGA
- a CDS encoding sugar phosphate isomerase/epimerase family protein gives MIRNPLGLRLDPNRPIRDQIQQAARIGAKAVVLEASGDLAPHRLGETGRRDLKHQLRSVEVALTALALPTRRAFDTTDQLDDRIRRADSVFALAFEMGTRLVLTNVGPVPPVDEAPRREAFTHALASLANRADHRGVRLAIEAGADLPETLREFLDGLASPALAASIDPPSMLRAGIDPVAAARELHAWVAHAYAGDPTGGSTTARNPRGVGFPPGALDWEEYVGALEEIAYHSALTVWPEPPTDPAKLFKAVVDRVAQIS, from the coding sequence ATGATACGAAATCCTCTCGGCCTCCGACTCGACCCCAACCGACCGATTCGCGACCAGATCCAGCAGGCCGCCCGTATCGGGGCCAAGGCCGTCGTACTGGAAGCGTCGGGCGACCTCGCCCCCCACCGATTGGGCGAAACCGGCCGACGCGACCTGAAACACCAGTTGCGGTCCGTCGAGGTCGCCCTGACCGCCCTGGCCCTGCCGACCCGCCGGGCCTTCGACACGACCGACCAGCTTGACGACCGCATCCGGCGCGCCGATTCCGTCTTCGCCCTGGCCTTCGAGATGGGCACGCGACTCGTGCTGACGAATGTCGGCCCGGTCCCTCCCGTCGATGAGGCCCCCCGTCGCGAAGCCTTTACCCACGCGCTCGCCTCGCTGGCGAACCGCGCCGACCATCGAGGAGTTCGGCTGGCGATCGAGGCAGGCGCCGACCTGCCGGAAACCCTCCGCGAGTTCCTCGACGGCCTGGCCAGCCCGGCGCTCGCCGCCAGCATCGACCCGCCGTCCATGCTCCGTGCGGGGATCGATCCGGTCGCCGCCGCCCGCGAGTTGCACGCCTGGGTCGCCCACGCCTACGCCGGCGATCCCACTGGCGGTTCGACCACCGCCCGCAACCCCCGGGGCGTCGGCTTTCCGCCGGGCGCGCTCGACTGGGAAGAGTACGTCGGGGCCCTTGAAGAGATCGCCTACCACAGCGCCCTGACCGTCTGGCCCGAGCCCCCGACCGACCCGGCGAAGCTGTTCAAGGCGGTCGTCGACCGGGTCGCCCAGATCTCCTGA